From Piscinibacter gummiphilus:
ATCGACGAGCGGACCTCGGCCGACACATTGGTGCCGCGCAGCTTGGCCTGTTGTTCCAGGAACTCGCGTTGCGCGGGTTGCAGATGCACGTGGGTCGGGATGGTGGCCACCAGAGGCTCCGTCGGACGAGATGTGCAATATCTTATGTAATGGGCGCTGAGTTCAAGACTCCTCCTGCCAATCCCATGTCATCCAAGCTCGAATCGGTCATTGCGCGCTTCATCCGTCAGGACGTCCAGTCCATGCACGGCTACGCCATCCAACCGAGCGTCGGCATGGTCAAGCTCGATGCGATGGAAAACCCGTTCCGCCTGCCGCCGGCCCTGCGCCAGGCGTTGGGCGAGCGGCTGGCCGAGGTGGCGATCAACCGTTACCCCGGGCCGCGCATCGATGACCTGCGCGCCGCCTTGGCGAAGCACGTGGGTCTGCCCGAGGGCTTCGGCCTCATGCTCGGCAACGGCTCCGACGAGCTCATCAGCCTGCTCGCGATGGCCTGCGATGTGCCGGGTGCCAGCATCCTCGCGCCGCTGCCCGGTTTCGTGATGTACGAGATGTCGGCCAAGCTGCAGGGGCTGCGTTTCATCGGCGTGCCGCTGCGGGCCGACTTCGAACTGGACGAAGCCGCGATGCTGGCCGCGATGGCCGAGCACCAGCCGGCCATCGTCTACATCGCCTATCCCAACAACCCCACCGCCAACCTGTTCGACGACGCCATCGTCGAGCGCATCGTCGACGCTGCGCCGGGCCTGGTGGTGATCGACGAGGCCTACCAGCCCTTCGCCTCGCGCAGCTACATCGACCGGGTGGCCAAGCACGAGCATGTGCTGGTGATGCGCACGCTGAGCAAGTTCGGCCTCGCCGGCATTCGCCTCGGCTACATGCTGGGGCCGAGGGCGCTCATCGACCAGGTCGACAAGGTGCGCCCGCCGTACAACGTGAGCGTGCTCAACGCCGAGGCGGCGCTCTTTGCGCTGGAGCATGACGACGAGTTCGACCGCCAGGCGAAGATCCTGCGCAGCGAGCGCTCACGGTTGATCGCCGCGCTGTCGGCCATGCCCGGCGTCAAGCCTTACCCGAGCGAAGCCAACATGATCCTCGCCCGTGTGCCCGACGCCGCCGCGCTCTTCGCCGAGATGAAGGCACGCAAGGTGCTGGTGAAGAACGTCTCCAAGATGCACCCTCTGCTGGACAACTGCCTGCGCCTGACGGTGGGCACGCCGGAAGAGAATGACCAGATGATCGAAGCCATGAAAGCCAGCCTGTCATGACCATGCGCACCGCGGACGTGACCCGCAACACCAACGAGACGCAGATCCGCGTCGTGGTCAACCTCGACGGCACGGGGCAGGCCAAGCTCGCCACCGGCATCGGCTTCTTCGACCACATGCTCGACCAGATCGCCCGCCATGGGCTGATCGACCTCGACATCGACTGCAAGGGCGACCTGCACATCGACGGCCACCACACGGTCGAAGACGTGGGCATCACGCTCGGCCAGGCCGTGGCCAAGGCGGTGGGCGACAAGAAAGGCCTGCGCCGCTACGGCCATGCCTACGTGCCGCTCGACGAAGCGCTGTCGCGCGTGGTGATCGACTTCTCCGGCCGGCCCGGGCTGCACATGCGCGTCAACTTCAAGAGCGGCATGATCGGCGCCTTCGACACCCAGCTGGCCTACGAGTTCTTCCAGGGCTTCTCCAACCATGCCGGCGTGACGCTGCACATCGACAACCTGGAGGGCGACAACGCCCACCACCAGTGCGAGACCATCTTCAAGGCGTTCGCACGGGCCTTGCGGATGGCACTGGAAATCGATCCACGCGCGGCCGGCGTTATTCCGTCCACCAAGGGTAGTCTCTGACCATGAAACGCACGGTGGTGGTCGTCGACCACGGCAGCGGCAACCTGCGATCGGTTTCGCAGGCGGTGATCCACGTCGCACAGAATTCCGGTTTCGATGTGTTGGTGAGCGCACGCGCCGAGGATGTCCGCGCGGCGGAACGGGTGGTTCTGCCGGGGCAGGGCGCGATCCACGACTGCATGCGCGGCCTGGAGGATGCTGGCCTCACCGAAGCGGTGCTCGAAGCCGCCGCCAGCAAACCGCTGATGGGCGTGTGCGTGGGCATGCAGATGCTGCTCGACCGCAGCGAAGAAGGCCCCTGTGAGGGGCTGGGCCTGATCGCCGGCGACGTGCGCCGCTTCCAGCTCAAGGGCCAGTTGCAGCCCGATGGCAGCCGCTACAAGGTGCCGCAGATGGGCTGGAACGAAGTGATCCAGGCTCAGCCGCACCCGATCTGGGCCGGCGTGCCCGACCGCGCCTACTTCTACTTCCTGCACAGCTACTACGCCCGCCCGTCGGACCCGCGCCACAGCGTCGGCGAAACCGAGTACGGCGCGCGCTTTACCAGTGCCGTGGCACGCGATAACATTTTCGCCACCCAGTTCCACCCTGAGAAAAGCGCCGAGCATGGCCTCGCGCTGTACCGCAACTTCCTTCACTGGAACCCCTGATCCGCTGCTGAAGCGTCATCTGCGATACACCCTCAGGCACCCCTCCTCCTCTTCCTCCACCACCACTGCCTTCGGCCATGTTGCTGATACCTGCGATTGACCTGAAAGACGGCCAATGTGTGCGCCTGAAACAGGGCGACATGGCCGAGTCCACCACCTTCGGCGAAGACCCGGCTGCGATGGCGCGGCGATGGGTCGACGCCGGCGCGCGGCGGCTTCATCTCGTCGACCTCAACGGTGCGTTTGCCGGCAAGCCGG
This genomic window contains:
- the hisC gene encoding histidinol-phosphate transaminase, coding for MSSKLESVIARFIRQDVQSMHGYAIQPSVGMVKLDAMENPFRLPPALRQALGERLAEVAINRYPGPRIDDLRAALAKHVGLPEGFGLMLGNGSDELISLLAMACDVPGASILAPLPGFVMYEMSAKLQGLRFIGVPLRADFELDEAAMLAAMAEHQPAIVYIAYPNNPTANLFDDAIVERIVDAAPGLVVIDEAYQPFASRSYIDRVAKHEHVLVMRTLSKFGLAGIRLGYMLGPRALIDQVDKVRPPYNVSVLNAEAALFALEHDDEFDRQAKILRSERSRLIAALSAMPGVKPYPSEANMILARVPDAAALFAEMKARKVLVKNVSKMHPLLDNCLRLTVGTPEENDQMIEAMKASLS
- the hisB gene encoding imidazoleglycerol-phosphate dehydratase HisB yields the protein MTMRTADVTRNTNETQIRVVVNLDGTGQAKLATGIGFFDHMLDQIARHGLIDLDIDCKGDLHIDGHHTVEDVGITLGQAVAKAVGDKKGLRRYGHAYVPLDEALSRVVIDFSGRPGLHMRVNFKSGMIGAFDTQLAYEFFQGFSNHAGVTLHIDNLEGDNAHHQCETIFKAFARALRMALEIDPRAAGVIPSTKGSL
- the hisH gene encoding imidazole glycerol phosphate synthase subunit HisH, translated to MKRTVVVVDHGSGNLRSVSQAVIHVAQNSGFDVLVSARAEDVRAAERVVLPGQGAIHDCMRGLEDAGLTEAVLEAAASKPLMGVCVGMQMLLDRSEEGPCEGLGLIAGDVRRFQLKGQLQPDGSRYKVPQMGWNEVIQAQPHPIWAGVPDRAYFYFLHSYYARPSDPRHSVGETEYGARFTSAVARDNIFATQFHPEKSAEHGLALYRNFLHWNP